ACCACCTGGACATCGACGGCATGGTCGGGCTGGAGCCCTCGCCGGACGGCCATGTGCTGGTGCTGGGCACCGCGAGCCATCGCTATGAAGTCACCTTCAAGGGACCGGGCGGCCACAGCTTCGGCGCGTTCGGCCAGGTGCCCAGCGCGATCCACGGCATGGGCCGCGCGATCGCGAAGATCGCCGATGTGCGCACGCCGAGCTTCCCCAAGACCACCTTCACCGTCGGCACGGTGGGCGGCGGCACCTCGGTCAACACCATCGCGCCCGATGCGCGCATGGCCATCGACATCCGATCGGACGACATGGCCTCGCTGCTGGAGACCGAGAAAAAGATCCTCGCGGCCATCGACGAAGCGGTGGTCGAGGAAAACAAGCGCTGGAACGTGACGACGCTGAGCGCGAGCCACAAGCTGATCGGCGACCGGCCCGGCGGCCGCACCCCGACCGACTCGGTGATCGTCGAGGCCGCCACGCGCTCGAACACCGCCTTCGGGCAGAAAACGCTGCTGCGCGGCGGCAGCACCGATGCCAACGTGCCGATCTCTCTCGGCATCCCGGCCATCATCATCGGGGGCGGCGGCAAGTCCTCCGGTTCCCATGCGCTGAGTGAGTCGATCGACGTGACAGATGCATGGAAAGGCGCGCAGAATTCGCTCGTGACCGTGCTCGGACTCGTGGGCGTGCAGGGGGTCACCCCCGCACTGCTTCCCAAACGCCCGGCCCGCATCAAGTAATTTGTCACGTTGCAAGTTCGAAAAGTGGGGCTCCACTTACGGCTTGCGGCCCGTCGCACGGAAAAT
This region of Variovorax sp. RKNM96 genomic DNA includes:
- a CDS encoding M20/M25/M40 family metallo-hydrolase, translated to MSRSLRLAPLASLVLAALCAAQGVHAQSNAVAPTPAQVSPEVDRTYTQLMASPAIQKLLDAVKADHERAVEDLKMLTEIEAPPFKEQKRAEAFLARMKALGLTDAKIDAEGNVVGLRKGVGNGPKLLISAHLDTVFPAGTDVKVKERDGRLHAPGIADDTRGLTVLLSWLKVLNDNKVQTAGDLLIVGNVGEEELGNLRGIKAIFRDHLDIDGMVGLEPSPDGHVLVLGTASHRYEVTFKGPGGHSFGAFGQVPSAIHGMGRAIAKIADVRTPSFPKTTFTVGTVGGGTSVNTIAPDARMAIDIRSDDMASLLETEKKILAAIDEAVVEENKRWNVTTLSASHKLIGDRPGGRTPTDSVIVEAATRSNTAFGQKTLLRGGSTDANVPISLGIPAIIIGGGGKSSGSHALSESIDVTDAWKGAQNSLVTVLGLVGVQGVTPALLPKRPARIK